One genomic segment of Panicum virgatum strain AP13 chromosome 2N, P.virgatum_v5, whole genome shotgun sequence includes these proteins:
- the LOC120658096 gene encoding ABC transporter G family member 1-like isoform X2, whose translation MATSPPPRWAPTPSPSRPLWGPSSPAAGSDSRLLPPFRAMPPTATGEAQPPAPPAGDGGGRSGTHAGFDGIIAHHPEDDDDQREDIRRGGGGGVFITWEDVWVTAVDGRGKTATILHGVSGSARPGEVLAIMGPSGCGKTTLLDTLAGRLDTNLRSKGDILINGRRQKLAFGTSAYVTQENVLMATLTVREAIYYSAQIQLPDTMPVAEKLARAGDTIQEMGLTSALDTRIGGRQTKGISGGQRKRLSICLEILTRPWLLFLDEPTSGLDSAASYHVMSRITGLAAREGMTIVAVVHQPCSEVFELFHGLCLLASGQTIYFGPAANATEFFTSNGYPCPPMTNPSDYFLRTINRDFELENEETRTVSKPSAADEAIETLGGVMLRRKQATFLTKVLVLTRRSFVNMYRDVGYYWLRLGIYISISLCLGTIYYNFGYGYDSIRSRSSMLMFTGGLLTWMAIGGFPSFVEEMKIFRRERLNGHYGVSAFVISNWLSATPYLVLIAVLPGAIAYYLSGLKRRVDHFMYFTLVLCSCTMLVEGLMMIVAAIVPDFLMGIITGAGIQGIMLLNCGFFQLPSKLPNIVWKYPMFYISFHKYALQGFYKNEFLGLVLENNPGVGDKTITGEQVISVLFETEMGHSKWVDFAVLCGMIVAYRLLFVMIIKVVDILKPMFKGETFRCHSQCK comes from the exons AtggcgacctcgccgccgccacggtgGGCACCGACGCCCAGCCCGTCGCGGCCGCTGTGGGGTCCTtcgtcgcccgccgccggcagcgACAGCCGCTTGCTGCCCCCGTTCCGTGCCATGCCCCCTACGGCTACGGGGGAGGCACAGCCGCCGGCACCACCGGCCGGGGATGGTGGTGGCCGCAGTGGAACTCATGCTGGGTTTGATGGCATTATTGCTCATCAtcccgaggacgacgacgaccagCGGGAGGACatccgtcgcggcggcggcggcggcgtgttcaTAACGTGGGAGGACGTGTGGGTGACGGCGGTGGACGGTAGGGGGAAGACCGCCACCATCCTGCACGGCGTCAGCGGCAGCGCGCGCCCCGGCGAGGTGCTTGCCATCATGGGCCCCTCTGGTTGCGGCAAGACTACACTGCTCGACACCTTGGCCG GGAGACTAGACACGAACCTGAGGAGTAAAGGAGATATTCTCATCAACGGCCGGCGACAGAAACTCGCCTTCGGAACCTCG GCGTACGTGACGCAAGAGAACGTGCTGATGGCCACCCTCACGGTGCGCGAGGCTATCTACTACTCGGCGCAGATCCAGCTGCCGGACACCATGCCGGTCGCCGAGAagctcgcccgcgccggcgacaCGATCCAGGAGATGGGGCTCACCAGCGCACTGGACACGCGCATCGGCGGGCGCCAGACCAAGGGCATCAGCGGCGGGCAGAGGAAGCGCCTCAGCATCTGCCTCGAGATCCTCACGCGCCCGTGGCTGCTCTTCCTGGACGAGCCCACCAGCGGGCTCGACAGCGCCGCCTCGTACCACGTGATGAGCCGCATCACCGGCCTCGCCGCCAGGGAGGGGATGACCATCGTCGCCGTGGTGCACCAGCCGTGCAGCGAGGTGTTCGAGCTCTTCCATGGCCTCTGCTTGCTCGCCTCCGGCCAGACCATCTACTTTGGCCCGGCAGCCAACGCCACTGAG TTCTTCACATCAAACGGCTACCCTTGCCCACCAATGACAAATCCTTCAGATTATTTCTTGAGGACAATCAACAGAGACTTTGAATTg GAAAATGAAGAAACAAGAACAGTATCCAAGCCATCTGCAGCAGATGAAGCAATAGAAACTTTG GGCGGAGTGATGCTCAGAAGAAAGCAAGCCACTTTCCTTACCAAGGTGCTTGTACTCACTAGAAGATCGTTTGTGAACATGTACCGAGACGTTGGATACTACTGGTTGCGACTTGGAATCTATATTTCCATTAGTTTATGCCTTGGTACCATATACTACAATTTTGGCTATGGATACGATTCTATTCGT TCTAGATCATCAATGCTAATGTTCACCGGTGGCCTTCTAACCTGGATGGCAATCGGAGGATTCCCTTCTTTTGTGGAGGAAATGAAG ATATTCAGGAGAGAGAGGCTAAATGGACACTACGGTGTTTCAGCATTTGTGATCTCCAATTGGTTGTCAGCCACACCATATCTCGTACTCATCGCTGTATTACCTGGCGCAATAGCTTACTATCTGTCTGGTCTAAAGAGACGAGTAGACCATTTCATGTACTTTACGCTTGTGCTTTGTTCATGCACAATGCTTGTTGAAGGCCTTATGATGATCGTAGCTGCTATCGTGCCAGATTTTCTTATGGGCATCATCACTGGTGCGGGAATACAAGGTATCATGTTGCTCAACTGTGGATTCTTCCAACTACCTAGTAAACTGCCAAATATAGTATGGAAATACCCAATGTTCTACATTTCTTTCCACAAGTATGCACTCCAAGGATTTTACAAGAATGAGTTCTTGGGTTTGGTGCTCGAAAATAACCCAGGAGTTGGAGATAAAACAATAACTGGTGAGCAAGTTATCAGTGTATTATTTGAAACAGAAATGGGGCACTCAAAATGGGTGGACTTTGCAGTGTTATGTGGAATGATTGTAGCATATAGGCTGCTCTTTGTAATGATTATTAAGGTTGTCGATATCCTAAAGCCCATGTTTAAGGGTGAAACATTTAGGTGCCACTCTCAATGCAAGTGA
- the LOC120658096 gene encoding ABC transporter G family member 1-like isoform X1, with amino-acid sequence MATSPPPRWAPTPSPSRPLWGPSSPAAGSDSRLLPPFRAMPPTATGEAQPPAPPAGDGGGRSGTHAGFDGIIAHHPEDDDDQREDIRRGGGGGVFITWEDVWVTAVDGRGKTATILHGVSGSARPGEVLAIMGPSGCGKTTLLDTLAGRLDTNLRSKGDILINGRRQKLAFGTSAYVTQENVLMATLTVREAIYYSAQIQLPDTMPVAEKLARAGDTIQEMGLTSALDTRIGGRQTKGISGGQRKRLSICLEILTRPWLLFLDEPTSGLDSAASYHVMSRITGLAAREGMTIVAVVHQPCSEVFELFHGLCLLASGQTIYFGPAANATEFFTSNGYPCPPMTNPSDYFLRTINRDFELENEETRTVSKPSAADEAIETLVSAYKSSNTSENAKKEMHDINEMGGVMLRRKQATFLTKVLVLTRRSFVNMYRDVGYYWLRLGIYISISLCLGTIYYNFGYGYDSIRSRSSMLMFTGGLLTWMAIGGFPSFVEEMKIFRRERLNGHYGVSAFVISNWLSATPYLVLIAVLPGAIAYYLSGLKRRVDHFMYFTLVLCSCTMLVEGLMMIVAAIVPDFLMGIITGAGIQGIMLLNCGFFQLPSKLPNIVWKYPMFYISFHKYALQGFYKNEFLGLVLENNPGVGDKTITGEQVISVLFETEMGHSKWVDFAVLCGMIVAYRLLFVMIIKVVDILKPMFKGETFRCHSQCK; translated from the exons AtggcgacctcgccgccgccacggtgGGCACCGACGCCCAGCCCGTCGCGGCCGCTGTGGGGTCCTtcgtcgcccgccgccggcagcgACAGCCGCTTGCTGCCCCCGTTCCGTGCCATGCCCCCTACGGCTACGGGGGAGGCACAGCCGCCGGCACCACCGGCCGGGGATGGTGGTGGCCGCAGTGGAACTCATGCTGGGTTTGATGGCATTATTGCTCATCAtcccgaggacgacgacgaccagCGGGAGGACatccgtcgcggcggcggcggcggcgtgttcaTAACGTGGGAGGACGTGTGGGTGACGGCGGTGGACGGTAGGGGGAAGACCGCCACCATCCTGCACGGCGTCAGCGGCAGCGCGCGCCCCGGCGAGGTGCTTGCCATCATGGGCCCCTCTGGTTGCGGCAAGACTACACTGCTCGACACCTTGGCCG GGAGACTAGACACGAACCTGAGGAGTAAAGGAGATATTCTCATCAACGGCCGGCGACAGAAACTCGCCTTCGGAACCTCG GCGTACGTGACGCAAGAGAACGTGCTGATGGCCACCCTCACGGTGCGCGAGGCTATCTACTACTCGGCGCAGATCCAGCTGCCGGACACCATGCCGGTCGCCGAGAagctcgcccgcgccggcgacaCGATCCAGGAGATGGGGCTCACCAGCGCACTGGACACGCGCATCGGCGGGCGCCAGACCAAGGGCATCAGCGGCGGGCAGAGGAAGCGCCTCAGCATCTGCCTCGAGATCCTCACGCGCCCGTGGCTGCTCTTCCTGGACGAGCCCACCAGCGGGCTCGACAGCGCCGCCTCGTACCACGTGATGAGCCGCATCACCGGCCTCGCCGCCAGGGAGGGGATGACCATCGTCGCCGTGGTGCACCAGCCGTGCAGCGAGGTGTTCGAGCTCTTCCATGGCCTCTGCTTGCTCGCCTCCGGCCAGACCATCTACTTTGGCCCGGCAGCCAACGCCACTGAG TTCTTCACATCAAACGGCTACCCTTGCCCACCAATGACAAATCCTTCAGATTATTTCTTGAGGACAATCAACAGAGACTTTGAATTg GAAAATGAAGAAACAAGAACAGTATCCAAGCCATCTGCAGCAGATGAAGCAATAGAAACTTTGGTAAGTGCCTACAAATCCTCCAATACTTCAGAAAATGCCAAAAAGGAAATGCATGACATAAATGAAATG GGCGGAGTGATGCTCAGAAGAAAGCAAGCCACTTTCCTTACCAAGGTGCTTGTACTCACTAGAAGATCGTTTGTGAACATGTACCGAGACGTTGGATACTACTGGTTGCGACTTGGAATCTATATTTCCATTAGTTTATGCCTTGGTACCATATACTACAATTTTGGCTATGGATACGATTCTATTCGT TCTAGATCATCAATGCTAATGTTCACCGGTGGCCTTCTAACCTGGATGGCAATCGGAGGATTCCCTTCTTTTGTGGAGGAAATGAAG ATATTCAGGAGAGAGAGGCTAAATGGACACTACGGTGTTTCAGCATTTGTGATCTCCAATTGGTTGTCAGCCACACCATATCTCGTACTCATCGCTGTATTACCTGGCGCAATAGCTTACTATCTGTCTGGTCTAAAGAGACGAGTAGACCATTTCATGTACTTTACGCTTGTGCTTTGTTCATGCACAATGCTTGTTGAAGGCCTTATGATGATCGTAGCTGCTATCGTGCCAGATTTTCTTATGGGCATCATCACTGGTGCGGGAATACAAGGTATCATGTTGCTCAACTGTGGATTCTTCCAACTACCTAGTAAACTGCCAAATATAGTATGGAAATACCCAATGTTCTACATTTCTTTCCACAAGTATGCACTCCAAGGATTTTACAAGAATGAGTTCTTGGGTTTGGTGCTCGAAAATAACCCAGGAGTTGGAGATAAAACAATAACTGGTGAGCAAGTTATCAGTGTATTATTTGAAACAGAAATGGGGCACTCAAAATGGGTGGACTTTGCAGTGTTATGTGGAATGATTGTAGCATATAGGCTGCTCTTTGTAATGATTATTAAGGTTGTCGATATCCTAAAGCCCATGTTTAAGGGTGAAACATTTAGGTGCCACTCTCAATGCAAGTGA